One stretch of Paraburkholderia fungorum DNA includes these proteins:
- a CDS encoding Crp/Fnr family transcriptional regulator: MLTLQSDLHGNHLLGALPSHEWQALAPHLELVHLRTEQLLCDSGQRIHHVYFPTTAIISMLSTMEDGSSVEIAAVGREGMTGVPVLTGGETMPNRVQVQCAGFAYRMSAQALKQQFGRSDFLRRLMLLYMHALLTQVAQTAACNRHHALNKQLCRWLLIEVDRVASNDLTVTQQLIADMLGVRREGITEAAGKLHDEGLIHHSRGHIKVLDRKGLEARACECYGLVKREFDRLLPRLRQAETVE, encoded by the coding sequence ATGTTGACACTTCAATCAGATCTGCACGGTAACCATTTGCTCGGCGCTTTGCCGTCTCATGAATGGCAAGCGCTAGCTCCTCATCTCGAACTGGTTCATCTGCGCACCGAGCAATTGCTGTGCGACTCCGGCCAACGAATTCACCACGTCTATTTCCCGACTACCGCCATTATCTCGATGCTGTCGACGATGGAAGACGGCAGCTCGGTCGAAATCGCCGCCGTCGGCCGTGAAGGCATGACGGGCGTACCCGTGCTCACCGGCGGCGAAACCATGCCGAACCGCGTCCAGGTGCAATGCGCCGGCTTCGCGTACCGGATGAGCGCACAGGCGCTCAAGCAGCAATTCGGCCGCTCCGACTTCCTGCGCCGCCTGATGCTGCTGTACATGCACGCTCTCCTCACCCAGGTCGCACAAACGGCTGCCTGCAATCGCCACCACGCGCTGAACAAGCAGCTGTGCCGCTGGCTGCTGATCGAAGTGGATCGCGTCGCATCGAACGATCTGACCGTGACCCAGCAACTGATCGCCGACATGCTCGGCGTGCGCCGCGAAGGCATTACCGAAGCCGCCGGCAAGCTGCACGACGAAGGCCTGATTCACCATAGCCGCGGCCATATCAAGGTACTCGACCGCAAGGGCCTCGAAGCGCGCGCATGCGAATGCTATGGCCTCGTCAAGCGCGAATTCGACCGCCTGCTGCCGCGTCTGCGTCAGGCTGAAACCGTCGAATAA
- a CDS encoding GNAT family N-acetyltransferase has product MNWKTLEFDQLSARELYLILRARSAVFVVEQSHVCLDADGRDENALHVFAVEDMARPMPILAYARVQPGDAEDPEITIDKVLTSPLRRGDGTAELLVERVLEAIAQRWPGHAARVSAPLGLRTFYEQFGFRKTEGPYLEHGVPFIGLTRQVRSSQPRFAALRRAREGASLVNTFELL; this is encoded by the coding sequence ATGAACTGGAAAACGCTGGAATTCGATCAGCTTTCGGCGCGCGAGCTGTATCTGATTTTGCGGGCGCGCAGTGCGGTGTTCGTGGTCGAACAATCGCATGTGTGCCTCGACGCGGATGGCCGCGATGAAAACGCGCTGCATGTGTTCGCTGTCGAGGACATGGCGCGTCCCATGCCGATTCTCGCGTACGCACGTGTGCAGCCCGGCGACGCCGAAGATCCCGAAATCACCATCGACAAAGTGTTGACGAGTCCGCTGCGGCGCGGCGACGGCACTGCCGAGTTGCTGGTCGAACGTGTGCTTGAGGCCATCGCTCAGCGTTGGCCCGGACATGCCGCGCGTGTCAGCGCGCCGCTCGGTTTGCGCACGTTCTACGAGCAATTCGGTTTTCGTAAGACGGAAGGGCCGTACCTCGAGCATGGCGTGCCGTTCATCGGACTCACGCGTCAGGTGCGCAGCAGTCAGCCGCGATTTGCCGCGTTGCGACGGGCGCGCGAAGGGGCGTCGCTCGTGAATACGTTCGAACTGCTGTGA
- a CDS encoding mannose-1-phosphate guanylyltransferase/mannose-6-phosphate isomerase, with the protein MNRIVEPGNPLASGAGINETPTRLSVQPAILAGGASSRLWPLSRERNPKQLIDLMGDETLLQATLRRLDAAFVVAAHSAAAPGAAPASIAMNTPLIVCCEDLRLQTLDCLEKCGRSARMVLEPAARNTAPALTIAALAARASAAEGDDPLIVALPSDHLIVDHAAFGAALAEAQVHAARGAIVTLGVPPHRAATGYGYIRTGTALGAHGARTIERFVEKPDAELAERYVASGEYWWNSGMFVVRASVWLAAIELCRPVIAATCAQAFEHATVDGDGSVHLARDPFAACPSDSIDYAVMERIGADARLVGVAVPLVAGWSDVGAWDSVWDASTKDADGNVARGRVVFTGSSGSFAHSEGRLVACVGVKGVVVVETADAVLVAAKDRVQDVKAIVGRLRAQRSAEAQEQRKVSRPWGYYDSLEHGERFQVKRIVVKPGGRLSLQMHHHRAEHWIVVRGTALVTRGEEQFLLSENQSAFIPLGVTHRLENPGKTPLELIEVQSGTYLGEDDIVRFDDQYGRGDQPGGDVGNSASH; encoded by the coding sequence ATGAATCGCATCGTGGAACCAGGCAATCCGCTCGCTTCGGGCGCGGGCATCAACGAAACGCCGACGCGTTTATCCGTGCAGCCGGCGATTCTCGCCGGCGGCGCGAGTTCGCGGTTGTGGCCGCTGTCGCGTGAACGCAATCCGAAACAGCTGATCGATCTGATGGGCGATGAAACGCTGCTCCAGGCGACCTTGCGTCGTCTCGATGCCGCGTTCGTGGTGGCGGCGCACAGTGCGGCGGCGCCTGGTGCCGCGCCCGCATCGATCGCGATGAACACGCCGCTGATCGTGTGCTGCGAGGACCTGCGCCTGCAAACGCTCGACTGTCTCGAGAAGTGCGGACGTTCCGCGCGGATGGTGCTCGAACCGGCGGCGCGCAACACCGCGCCCGCGTTGACGATTGCGGCGCTGGCGGCGCGGGCGTCGGCGGCGGAGGGCGACGACCCGCTCATCGTCGCGTTGCCGTCGGATCATCTGATCGTCGATCACGCGGCCTTCGGTGCGGCGCTCGCCGAGGCGCAGGTGCACGCGGCGCGCGGCGCGATCGTCACGCTCGGCGTGCCGCCGCATCGCGCGGCAACGGGGTATGGCTATATCCGCACGGGTACGGCGCTGGGCGCGCACGGTGCGCGAACCATCGAACGGTTCGTCGAGAAGCCCGATGCGGAACTTGCCGAGCGTTATGTCGCGTCCGGCGAGTACTGGTGGAATAGCGGCATGTTCGTGGTGCGCGCGTCCGTGTGGCTGGCGGCGATCGAGTTGTGCCGCCCGGTAATCGCGGCGACATGTGCGCAAGCGTTCGAGCACGCCACGGTGGACGGCGACGGTTCAGTGCATCTCGCGCGCGATCCATTCGCCGCGTGCCCGTCCGATTCGATCGACTATGCAGTGATGGAGCGCATCGGCGCCGACGCGCGCCTCGTCGGTGTCGCGGTGCCGCTCGTCGCCGGATGGTCGGATGTGGGCGCGTGGGACTCCGTATGGGACGCCTCGACCAAGGACGCCGACGGCAACGTCGCGCGAGGCCGCGTGGTGTTCACCGGATCGTCCGGCAGCTTCGCGCATTCGGAGGGACGGCTGGTCGCGTGTGTGGGCGTGAAGGGCGTGGTGGTGGTCGAGACCGCCGATGCAGTGCTGGTCGCTGCCAAGGACCGTGTGCAGGACGTCAAGGCGATCGTCGGCCGTCTGCGGGCGCAGCGCAGTGCCGAAGCACAGGAACAACGCAAGGTCTCGCGGCCGTGGGGTTATTACGATTCGCTCGAACACGGAGAGCGCTTCCAGGTGAAGCGGATCGTCGTCAAGCCGGGCGGACGTCTTTCGTTGCAGATGCATCATCATCGCGCCGAGCACTGGATTGTGGTGCGCGGCACGGCGCTCGTCACGCGCGGTGAAGAGCAGTTCCTGCTGTCGGAGAATCAGTCGGCGTTCATTCCGCTCGGCGTCACGCACCGGCTCGAAAACCCCGGCAAGACGCCGCTGGAATTGATCGAGGTGCAGTCGGGCACCTACCTCGGCGAGGACGACATCGTGCGCTTCGACGATCAGTATGGGCGTGGCGACCAGCCAGGCGGCGACGTGGGCAACAGCGCGTCGCACTGA
- a CDS encoding FadR/GntR family transcriptional regulator yields MEQANKDRSLVSKVMDGLVTGIVEEKYGAILPPQDVLSKEFDVSRTVMREALSMLLARDMLDVRPKIGTRIRPMSDWRMIDEDVVNWRFRAKPDPLFLRDVIEFRILIEPRASAQAAARGSAADIAAIRDAFEAFRAIRPGDAGYQEADELFHTRIVVASGNQFFKQMAAIIRGALSTTNPIVTDKDGMWETAVNSHRRVVEAIERRDPKEAEIASLAMIDYTAEEVGGTFSAEPPAHG; encoded by the coding sequence ATGGAACAGGCAAATAAAGATCGATCGTTGGTGAGCAAGGTGATGGATGGCTTGGTCACCGGGATCGTCGAAGAGAAGTACGGCGCCATACTGCCACCGCAGGATGTGTTGTCGAAGGAGTTCGATGTCAGCCGCACCGTCATGCGCGAGGCGCTGTCGATGCTGCTCGCGCGCGACATGCTCGACGTGCGGCCGAAGATCGGCACGCGCATCCGGCCCATGAGCGACTGGCGCATGATCGACGAGGACGTTGTGAACTGGCGTTTTCGCGCCAAGCCCGATCCGTTGTTCCTGCGCGACGTGATCGAGTTTCGCATCCTGATCGAACCGCGCGCGTCGGCCCAGGCGGCAGCCCGCGGCAGTGCGGCGGATATCGCGGCGATTCGCGACGCGTTCGAGGCGTTCCGCGCGATCCGCCCGGGCGACGCCGGCTATCAGGAAGCCGATGAGCTGTTCCATACGCGCATCGTCGTGGCGAGCGGCAATCAGTTTTTCAAGCAGATGGCGGCAATCATTCGCGGCGCGTTGTCGACCACCAATCCGATCGTCACCGATAAGGACGGCATGTGGGAAACCGCGGTGAATTCGCATCGGCGTGTGGTCGAAGCGATCGAACGGCGCGATCCGAAGGAAGCCGAAATCGCGTCGCTTGCAATGATCGACTACACGGCGGAAGAGGTGGGCGGCACGTTTTCCGCGGAGCCGCCCGCGCACGGTTGA
- a CDS encoding Gfo/Idh/MocA family protein, giving the protein MTIAPQENPSDRVIRWGIVGTGRIARRFAQGLAHVPHARITALWSRRAEPAKAFAEEFGGEACEVCADFDALLASGIDALYIATVQDSHAAYAIAALQAGLHVLCEKPATINQPQLERVLDAARASQRLFMEAMKPPFYPLYRKLRQHLTDQPIGEVGLVRAGCSVPGVPDDHPSLSFEHAGGALLDIGVYEMFLAVDWLGAPLDVQTLGRLGATGVDTFASLNSQHERGIAQLFCGLDLHGKGDALLMATDGHVTIHEPWWNPSRATIRYKDGRTVELDEPFEGGGLNYETAHFCELIRAGEVESPVMPHSKSLQMIAMADAARAALGLRFAGE; this is encoded by the coding sequence ATGACAATCGCACCGCAGGAAAACCCGTCGGATCGCGTGATCCGCTGGGGGATCGTCGGCACGGGCCGGATTGCCCGGCGCTTTGCACAAGGCCTCGCTCATGTGCCGCACGCGCGGATCACCGCGCTGTGGTCGCGTCGCGCGGAACCGGCCAAAGCGTTCGCCGAGGAGTTTGGCGGCGAGGCCTGCGAGGTCTGCGCCGATTTCGACGCGCTGCTCGCCAGCGGCATCGACGCGCTTTATATCGCCACCGTCCAGGACAGTCACGCCGCGTACGCCATCGCCGCGTTGCAGGCCGGTTTGCACGTGCTGTGCGAGAAACCCGCCACCATCAATCAGCCGCAACTCGAGCGTGTGCTCGACGCTGCGCGCGCATCGCAGCGGCTCTTCATGGAAGCGATGAAGCCGCCGTTTTATCCGCTCTACAGAAAGTTGCGCCAGCATCTGACCGACCAGCCGATCGGCGAGGTAGGACTCGTGCGCGCCGGTTGTTCGGTGCCGGGCGTGCCGGACGATCATCCTTCGTTGTCGTTCGAGCATGCGGGCGGCGCGCTGCTCGATATCGGCGTCTACGAAATGTTCCTCGCAGTGGACTGGCTCGGCGCACCGCTCGACGTGCAGACGCTCGGACGGCTCGGCGCGACCGGTGTCGACACGTTCGCGAGTCTGAACAGTCAGCATGAGCGGGGCATCGCGCAGCTTTTCTGCGGACTCGATCTGCACGGCAAGGGCGACGCACTGTTAATGGCGACGGACGGCCACGTGACGATTCACGAGCCGTGGTGGAATCCGTCACGCGCGACGATCCGTTATAAGGACGGACGCACGGTCGAACTCGACGAGCCGTTCGAAGGCGGCGGCCTCAACTACGAAACGGCGCACTTCTGCGAGCTGATTCGCGCGGGTGAGGTGGAAAGCCCGGTCATGCCGCATAGCAAGTCGCTGCAGATGATCGCGATGGCGGATGCGGCGCGTGCGGCGCTCGGACTCAGGTTCGCGGGGGAGTGA
- the lepB gene encoding signal peptidase I: MRIAGKLWRENKSLVAFIFLMVLFRSAVADWNVVPSGSMLPTIREGDRILVDKMAYDLRVPLTHITIAHLHDPQRGDIVTIDSSAAHELLVKRLIGLPGDVVAMRDNVLYVNGLRADYRPLKLTPLPGDAASPGEYLTEHFGDVAHTVRLSVVAPSPRDSFGPVTVPQGEYLMLGDNRDNSADSRYFGFFPRNELMGRTRHVAFSLDPDHYYEPRFERFGASLDGQSKVASR; the protein is encoded by the coding sequence ATGCGCATAGCCGGGAAATTGTGGCGCGAGAATAAAAGCCTCGTCGCGTTTATCTTTCTGATGGTGCTGTTTCGCAGCGCCGTGGCCGACTGGAACGTCGTGCCGAGCGGCTCGATGTTGCCGACCATTCGCGAAGGCGACCGGATTCTGGTCGACAAGATGGCCTACGATCTGCGCGTGCCGCTCACGCACATCACGATCGCGCATTTACACGATCCGCAGCGCGGCGACATCGTCACGATCGATTCGTCGGCCGCGCACGAGTTGCTGGTCAAGCGATTGATTGGCTTGCCCGGCGATGTTGTCGCGATGCGCGACAACGTGCTGTACGTGAACGGCCTGCGCGCCGATTATCGACCGCTGAAACTGACGCCGCTGCCGGGCGACGCGGCGTCACCCGGCGAGTATCTGACCGAGCATTTCGGCGACGTTGCGCATACCGTGCGCCTGTCGGTCGTGGCGCCGAGTCCGCGCGATTCGTTCGGCCCGGTCACGGTGCCGCAAGGCGAGTATCTGATGCTCGGCGACAACCGCGATAACAGCGCGGATTCGCGCTATTTCGGCTTCTTTCCGCGGAACGAGTTGATGGGACGCACGCGTCACGTCGCTTTTTCGCTCGACCCGGATCACTACTACGAGCCGCGTTTCGAGCGTTTTGGTGCGTCTCTGGACGGGCAGTCGAAGGTGGCGAGCCGCTAG
- a CDS encoding amino acid ABC transporter permease, with protein MSTTSLLVQSLPVLAQGALLTVKFAVLSMFFGLIAGAVLALMGVSHSRPLNWLSRIYVSVMRGTPLLVQIFVIYYGLPSFGISLDPTPAGVIALSANVAAYLSESMRGAILGIHDGQWLAAYSLGLSRRQTLRYVIAPQALRIAVPSLSNSLISLIKDTSLVSVITVTELLRSAQEIIASTYQPLPLYLAAAAVYWVLCQVLEWVQRWYERRLALPSRH; from the coding sequence ATGTCCACCACCTCCCTGCTCGTCCAATCGCTCCCTGTGCTCGCGCAGGGCGCTCTCCTGACGGTCAAGTTCGCGGTTCTGTCGATGTTCTTCGGCCTGATCGCCGGCGCCGTGCTCGCGTTGATGGGCGTCAGCCACAGCCGTCCGCTGAACTGGCTTTCGCGTATCTACGTGAGCGTGATGCGCGGCACGCCGCTGCTGGTGCAGATTTTCGTGATTTATTACGGCTTGCCGAGTTTCGGTATTTCGCTCGACCCAACGCCCGCCGGCGTGATCGCGCTGTCGGCGAATGTCGCGGCGTATCTGTCGGAGAGCATGCGCGGCGCGATTCTCGGGATTCACGACGGCCAGTGGCTGGCCGCGTATAGCCTCGGCCTGTCGCGCCGTCAGACGCTGCGCTATGTGATCGCGCCGCAGGCGTTGCGCATTGCAGTGCCGAGTCTGTCGAACAGTCTGATCAGCCTGATCAAGGACACCTCGCTCGTGTCGGTGATTACCGTGACCGAACTGCTGCGCAGCGCGCAGGAAATCATCGCGTCGACGTATCAGCCGCTGCCGCTTTATCTGGCGGCCGCCGCCGTGTACTGGGTGCTGTGCCAGGTGCTGGAATGGGTGCAGCGCTGGTATGAGCGACGGCTTGCTTTGCCGTCGCGGCACTGA
- a CDS encoding cystine ABC transporter substrate-binding protein: protein MKFGLLKKILVAGLIGASFTAVTAHADDLLDQVKQRGTLRIGLEGTFPPFNSKAPSGELVGYDVDIAKAVAAKLGVKPEFVTTEWSGIIAGLQAGKFDVIVNQVGITDARKQVLDFSPAYTYSAAQLIQRKDDTRDFKTLDDLKGKKLGVGLGTNYMDMAKSVPGIDVKTYPGAPEYLRDLAAGRLDAALNDRLMLAYLLKNSQLPLRTGSNVGPGNPSGIPFKKGNPKFAKAIDDAMTQLEADGTFAKISDKWFGIDVSKPIK, encoded by the coding sequence ATGAAATTTGGCCTGCTGAAAAAGATTCTCGTCGCCGGTCTGATCGGCGCGTCGTTCACCGCCGTCACCGCGCACGCCGACGACCTGCTCGATCAGGTCAAGCAGCGCGGCACGCTGCGTATCGGCCTGGAAGGCACCTTCCCGCCGTTCAATTCGAAAGCGCCGTCGGGCGAACTGGTCGGCTACGACGTCGACATCGCCAAGGCCGTGGCGGCGAAGCTCGGCGTGAAGCCGGAGTTCGTCACGACCGAGTGGAGCGGCATCATCGCCGGTCTGCAGGCGGGCAAGTTCGACGTGATCGTCAACCAGGTCGGCATTACCGACGCGCGCAAGCAGGTGCTCGATTTCTCGCCGGCTTACACGTATTCGGCCGCGCAACTGATCCAGCGCAAGGACGATACGCGCGACTTCAAGACGCTCGACGACCTGAAGGGCAAGAAGCTCGGCGTCGGTCTGGGCACGAACTACATGGATATGGCGAAGTCGGTGCCGGGCATCGACGTGAAGACGTATCCGGGCGCGCCTGAATATCTGCGCGATCTGGCCGCCGGTCGTCTGGATGCGGCGCTCAACGACCGCCTGATGCTCGCGTACCTGCTGAAGAACTCGCAATTGCCGTTGCGCACCGGCTCGAACGTCGGTCCGGGCAATCCGTCGGGCATTCCGTTCAAGAAGGGCAATCCGAAGTTCGCCAAGGCAATCGACGACGCAATGACCCAACTGGAAGCCGATGGCACGTTCGCGAAGATCTCGGACAAGTGGTTCGGTATCGACGTCAGCAAGCCGATCAAGTAA